The following coding sequences lie in one Burkholderia cepacia genomic window:
- a CDS encoding ABC transporter substrate-binding protein, whose product MSFRLTSLLRALAAPVACAALIAGAPAAHADETAICYNCPPEWADWAAQIAAIKQKTGIRVPFDNKNSGQSIAQLIAEQKSPVADVVYLGVSSAFQAKDKGVIAPYKPAHWNDIPANLKDPQGYWFAIHSGTLGFFVNKDALDGKPVPRSWADLLKPEYKGMVGYLDPSSAFVGYAGAVAVNQALGGSLDNFKPALDWFRKLKANAPIVPKQTAYARVLSGEIPILLDYDFDAYRAKYKDSANVEFVIPKEGTIAVPYVMSLVKGAPHDANGKKVLDFVLSDEGQKLWANAYLRPVRAQALGADIAAKFLPASEYARAKSVDFGKMAAGQQAFGQQYLQVMQ is encoded by the coding sequence GTGTCCTTTCGCCTGACCTCGCTGCTGCGTGCGCTCGCAGCTCCCGTAGCCTGCGCCGCACTCATCGCCGGCGCGCCCGCCGCCCACGCCGACGAAACGGCGATCTGCTACAACTGCCCACCCGAATGGGCCGACTGGGCCGCGCAGATCGCGGCGATCAAGCAGAAGACGGGCATCCGCGTACCGTTCGACAACAAGAACTCGGGCCAGTCGATCGCGCAGCTGATCGCCGAGCAAAAGAGCCCGGTGGCCGACGTTGTCTACCTCGGCGTGTCGTCGGCATTCCAGGCGAAGGACAAGGGCGTGATCGCGCCGTACAAGCCCGCGCACTGGAACGACATTCCCGCGAACCTGAAGGATCCGCAAGGCTACTGGTTCGCGATTCACTCGGGCACGCTCGGCTTCTTCGTGAACAAGGACGCGCTTGACGGCAAGCCGGTGCCGCGTTCATGGGCCGATCTGCTGAAGCCCGAATACAAGGGCATGGTCGGTTATCTCGATCCGTCGAGCGCATTCGTCGGCTACGCCGGTGCGGTCGCCGTCAACCAGGCGCTCGGCGGCAGCCTCGACAACTTCAAGCCGGCCCTCGACTGGTTCCGCAAGCTGAAGGCGAACGCGCCGATCGTGCCGAAGCAGACCGCCTATGCACGCGTGCTGTCCGGCGAGATTCCGATCCTGCTCGACTACGACTTCGATGCGTATCGTGCGAAGTACAAGGACAGCGCGAACGTCGAGTTCGTGATTCCGAAGGAAGGCACGATCGCCGTGCCGTACGTGATGAGCCTCGTCAAGGGTGCGCCGCACGACGCGAACGGCAAGAAGGTGCTCGACTTCGTGCTGTCGGACGAAGGCCAGAAGCTGTGGGCCAACGCCTACCTGCGCCCGGTGCGCGCGCAGGCGCTCGGCGCCGACATCGCCGCGAAGTTCCTGCCGGCGAGCGAGTACGCACGGGCGAAATCGGTCGACTTCGGCAAGATGGCGGCCGGCCAGCAGGCGTTCGGCCAGCAGTACCTGCAGGTGATGCAGTAA
- a CDS encoding LacI family DNA-binding transcriptional regulator, giving the protein MTSTIKDVAALAGFSIATVSRAINAPHTVSPATLQTIRTAIDTLQFRPSPLGRQLRGERTRLVGVVLPTLSNPVFADCLQGIDELATAAGFKLILMTTEYDAARERHAIETLREQRVEGLILTVADADTHPLLDMLDRDGPHYVLMHNDTQRRPSVSVDNRSAAYDGVRMLTARGHRRVLMLAGSLAASDRARQRHLGYAQALEESGVATLPPVEVDFNAPELPDAVLAHLTAHATRPTALFCSNDLLAMVVMRGLRRAGFSIPDDLSVLGFDGIAIGELLAPPLASVATPNRDIGRHAWQRLVECIGGAAIERTSMILPHTVRDGATVAPPAAELQLRKA; this is encoded by the coding sequence ATGACCTCGACCATCAAGGATGTCGCTGCCCTCGCGGGCTTCTCGATCGCCACCGTTTCGCGCGCGATCAATGCACCGCATACCGTCAGCCCCGCCACGCTGCAAACGATCCGCACAGCGATCGATACGCTGCAGTTCCGCCCGAGCCCGCTCGGCCGGCAACTGCGCGGCGAGCGCACGCGGCTCGTCGGCGTCGTCCTGCCGACACTGTCGAACCCCGTGTTCGCCGACTGCCTGCAAGGCATCGACGAGCTCGCGACCGCGGCCGGCTTCAAGCTGATCCTGATGACGACCGAGTACGACGCGGCGCGCGAGCGTCACGCGATCGAGACGCTGCGCGAGCAGCGCGTCGAAGGGCTGATCCTCACCGTCGCCGATGCGGACACGCACCCGCTGCTCGACATGCTCGACCGCGACGGCCCGCACTACGTGCTGATGCACAACGACACACAGCGCCGCCCGTCGGTGTCGGTCGACAACCGCAGCGCCGCATATGACGGCGTGCGGATGCTGACCGCGCGCGGTCACCGCCGCGTGCTGATGCTGGCCGGCTCGCTCGCCGCGTCGGATCGCGCGCGTCAGCGCCACCTTGGTTATGCGCAGGCACTCGAGGAAAGCGGCGTCGCCACGCTGCCGCCGGTCGAAGTCGACTTCAACGCACCCGAGCTACCCGATGCCGTGCTCGCGCACCTGACCGCGCACGCAACGCGCCCGACCGCCCTCTTCTGCAGCAACGACCTGCTCGCGATGGTCGTGATGCGCGGCCTGCGCCGCGCCGGCTTCTCGATCCCGGACGACCTGTCGGTGCTCGGCTTCGACGGGATCGCGATCGGTGAACTGCTTGCACCGCCGCTCGCGAGCGTCGCGACGCCGAACCGCGACATCGGTCGCCACGCGTGGCAGCGTCTCGTCGAATGCATCGGCGGTGCGGCGATCGAACGCACATCGATGATCCTGCCGCATACGGTGCGCGACGGCGCGACGGTTGCGCCGCCGGCCGCCGAGCTGCAATTGCGCAAAGCCTGA
- a CDS encoding flavin reductase family protein, producing MTDSTYHYYEPSQGHGLPHDPLNAIVGPRPIGWISSRGSDGTVNLAPYSFFNAFNYRPPIIGFSSTAAKDSLRNVQETGEFVWNLATRELAERMNQTCAAVPYDVDEFELGGLTAVPSRLVDVPRVAESGVNFECKVTDVIRLRDHHGVETPASLVLGEVVAIHIRKDLLKDGIFDTFGAGIILRAGGPSAYVHVTPDSRFDLFRPDA from the coding sequence ATGACCGACTCGACCTATCACTATTACGAACCGTCGCAAGGCCACGGCTTGCCGCACGATCCCTTGAATGCGATCGTCGGCCCGCGGCCGATCGGCTGGATCTCATCCCGCGGCAGCGACGGCACGGTCAACCTCGCGCCCTACAGCTTCTTCAACGCATTCAACTACCGGCCGCCGATCATCGGCTTTTCGAGCACCGCCGCCAAGGACAGCCTGCGCAACGTGCAGGAGACCGGCGAGTTCGTCTGGAACCTCGCGACGCGCGAACTTGCAGAGCGGATGAACCAGACGTGCGCCGCGGTGCCGTACGACGTGGACGAGTTCGAACTCGGCGGCCTGACCGCCGTGCCGTCGCGCCTGGTCGACGTGCCGCGCGTCGCGGAAAGCGGCGTCAACTTCGAATGCAAGGTGACCGACGTGATTCGCCTGCGCGATCACCATGGCGTGGAAACGCCGGCGTCGCTCGTACTGGGCGAGGTCGTCGCGATTCATATCCGGAAGGATCTGTTGAAGGACGGCATCTTCGACACGTTCGGTGCGGGCATCATTCTTCGCGCGGGCGGCCCGTCGGCCTATGTGCACGTCACACCCGACAGCCGTTTCGACCTCTTTCGCCCCGACGCATGA
- a CDS encoding MFS transporter, which translates to MGIAPATAPLATDALSSGYRKVTSRVIPLIFICYLFNYLDRVNVGFAKLQMLSDLKMSETVYGLGAGVFFIGYVLAGVPSNLMLRRVGARIWIAIIMCVWGALSASLLLVRTPESFYALRFLTGIAEAGFFPGMVLFLTQWYPSARRGRAIALFMSAIPVSGVLGGPLSGWMLTHFAAGQSGLAAWQWLFLLQGAPTVLLGVAVFFLLQDRIADATWLTEGEKAALAQALADDAAAHGSAAGKPQSATPVRDIVCNVAVWKFGLVYFSIQMGVYAINFWLPTIIKSLGIGNDGMVGWLSAVPYLFAAIAMIVVGRSADARRERRWHLSVPMAIGVAGLLIAARFDDQIAPAMIGLTLATSGALTALAMFWPLPTAVLAGTAAAGGVALINSLGQIAGFVSPYIVGWIKDATHRTDIALYLLSSAMVVGFVLVMRTPARQVNR; encoded by the coding sequence ATGGGCATCGCTCCCGCCACCGCGCCCCTCGCGACCGACGCATTGAGCAGCGGTTATCGGAAGGTCACGTCACGCGTGATTCCGCTGATCTTTATCTGTTATCTGTTCAATTACCTCGACCGGGTCAACGTCGGGTTCGCGAAGCTGCAAATGCTCAGCGATCTCAAGATGAGCGAGACCGTCTACGGACTGGGCGCGGGCGTTTTCTTCATCGGCTACGTGCTGGCCGGTGTACCGAGCAACCTGATGCTCAGGCGCGTCGGCGCGCGTATCTGGATCGCGATCATCATGTGCGTGTGGGGCGCGCTTTCCGCGTCGCTGCTGCTCGTGAGGACCCCCGAATCGTTCTACGCGCTGCGATTTCTGACGGGTATCGCCGAAGCCGGGTTCTTTCCCGGCATGGTGCTCTTTCTGACGCAGTGGTATCCGTCGGCGCGTCGCGGCCGTGCGATTGCGCTCTTCATGTCGGCGATTCCGGTTTCCGGCGTGCTCGGCGGCCCGCTGTCGGGCTGGATGCTGACGCATTTCGCGGCCGGGCAGAGCGGGCTCGCCGCCTGGCAATGGCTCTTTTTGCTGCAAGGCGCACCGACCGTACTACTCGGTGTCGCCGTGTTCTTTCTGCTGCAGGACCGGATCGCCGACGCCACGTGGTTGACCGAAGGCGAGAAAGCCGCGCTCGCACAGGCGCTGGCGGATGACGCCGCGGCGCACGGGTCTGCCGCCGGCAAGCCGCAAAGTGCCACGCCGGTGCGCGACATCGTGTGCAATGTCGCGGTCTGGAAGTTCGGTCTCGTGTACTTCAGCATTCAGATGGGCGTGTACGCGATCAACTTCTGGCTGCCGACCATCATCAAATCGCTCGGGATCGGCAACGACGGCATGGTCGGATGGCTGAGCGCGGTGCCGTACCTGTTCGCGGCGATCGCGATGATCGTTGTTGGACGATCGGCGGATGCGCGCCGGGAACGCCGCTGGCATCTGAGCGTGCCGATGGCAATCGGTGTCGCCGGCCTGCTGATCGCCGCCCGGTTCGACGACCAGATCGCTCCCGCGATGATCGGCCTGACGCTCGCGACCTCCGGCGCACTGACCGCGCTCGCGATGTTCTGGCCGCTGCCGACCGCGGTACTTGCCGGCACGGCCGCGGCGGGCGGCGTCGCACTCATCAATTCGCTCGGGCAGATCGCGGGTTTCGTGAGCCCCTACATCGTCGGCTGGATCAAGGACGCCACGCATCGCACCGATATCGCGCTCTATCTGCTGTCGAGCGCGATGGTGGTCGGCTTCGTGCTCGTCATGCGAACGCCGGCCCGTCAGGTCAACCGTTGA
- a CDS encoding glycerate kinase: MKIVIAPDSFKESLSAVDVARQIEAGFREIFADASYLCLPIADGGEGTVDALIAAVGGELRSAMVEDPLGRPVAAAYGLLSDGTAVIEMAAASGLHLVAPTERNPLVTSSRGTGELIRAALDDGARRFIVGIGGSATNDGGAGMLQALGAKLTDADGREVGRGGGALAALAHIDTATLDARLASCRFEIACDVDNPLVGPNGASAVFGPQKGATPATVACLDDNLRHFADVIARDLNRQVAALPGGGAAGGMGAAMLACLNATLRPGVQIVTEAVGLHEAIRDAHLVVTGEGCLDGQTVRGKAPIGVARIAAEHGVPVIAIGGAVSGTAGAIYQHGVDAMFASVRRACSLGEAFEEAASNVRFAARNIAAAIRLGHRIAQRS; encoded by the coding sequence ATGAAAATCGTTATCGCACCCGATTCCTTCAAGGAAAGCCTGAGCGCCGTCGACGTTGCCCGGCAGATCGAGGCCGGCTTCCGCGAGATATTCGCCGACGCGTCGTATCTGTGCCTGCCGATCGCCGATGGCGGCGAGGGCACGGTGGACGCATTGATCGCCGCCGTCGGCGGGGAGCTGCGCAGCGCGATGGTCGAAGACCCGCTCGGCCGACCGGTCGCCGCCGCTTACGGCTTGCTGAGCGACGGCACGGCCGTCATCGAAATGGCGGCCGCGAGCGGCCTGCATCTCGTCGCGCCGACGGAGCGCAACCCGCTCGTCACGTCGAGCCGCGGTACCGGGGAACTGATTCGTGCGGCGCTCGACGACGGCGCGCGGCGATTCATCGTCGGCATTGGCGGGAGTGCGACCAACGACGGCGGCGCCGGCATGCTGCAGGCGCTCGGCGCGAAACTGACCGACGCCGACGGGCGGGAGGTCGGCCGCGGCGGCGGCGCACTGGCGGCGCTCGCGCACATCGACACAGCCACGCTCGATGCGCGGCTCGCATCATGCCGCTTCGAAATCGCGTGCGATGTGGACAACCCGCTCGTCGGCCCGAACGGTGCATCCGCGGTGTTTGGCCCGCAAAAGGGCGCGACGCCGGCGACGGTTGCATGTCTCGACGACAACCTGCGGCATTTCGCCGACGTGATCGCGCGCGATCTGAACCGTCAGGTCGCGGCGCTGCCGGGTGGCGGCGCCGCGGGCGGGATGGGGGCGGCGATGCTGGCCTGTCTGAACGCGACGCTGCGTCCCGGCGTGCAGATCGTGACGGAAGCCGTGGGCCTGCATGAAGCGATTCGCGACGCGCACCTCGTGGTGACGGGGGAGGGATGCCTCGACGGCCAGACCGTGCGCGGCAAGGCGCCGATCGGCGTCGCACGGATCGCGGCCGAGCATGGCGTGCCGGTCATCGCGATCGGCGGCGCCGTGTCGGGAACCGCGGGCGCGATCTACCAGCATGGCGTCGACGCGATGTTTGCGTCGGTCAGACGCGCGTGCTCGCTTGGCGAGGCATTCGAGGAGGCCGCATCCAACGTGCGCTTCGCCGCACGCAACATCGCCGCAGCCATTCGGCTCGGTCATCGCATTGCGCAACGGAGTTAA